AAGTAAGCACCTGAAATCCAGTGATCTTCTTCTGGCGGGACTTCTTCTTTTTAGTTTGCAAGTCAATTTGTTTCTTTTGGATAAGCTTATTATCTGGTAAAGGGTCACACAAAGGGTCAATTCTGAAGGAAAAGTAAGAGCTACACATTCAACAAAATAATCTTGAAAATGTCATAAATCATCAGAGCGGGGGAGAGAGAGACCCGATGTGTCATAAAGATGACAGCTGCCCTTGTGGGAACCAACTAACGCACTCTTCAGGGAAAATGAAACTTGGTGTTAGAACTTAACAAACGGAACACATTTAGGGTCGAAAGTATACAAACCTGTCCATCAGGGGTATAGCAAGCAGCAGTGACCATTTCATGCAGATCATGCCAATCAACAATTTCACGTTTTGGAATGCTCCAGATGCGGACCTTTTCATCCAGAGAACCACTAATGAAGTATCTATCATCGACAGGGTTGAACTGGATGCATGTCACTGGAAAGCAAAGCAATAAAGGAAAACTGAGGATAATGCTGACAGAGTGAGAGGCATTCCATGTGTGAGCTAAACTGATGATTAAATCGAAATCTTACCATAGTCACAGTGTGAGAACGTTTTCAAACATGATACACTTGACATGTTCCATAACTTCACTGTTTTATCCATTGAAGACGAAAGCAAGTACTGCACACATGAAGTTTAAGGTAAGAAATTTTGTAAAGACACCCGAATCATAATAAATATTATTACAAGATTCAAACAGTGGTAGCAACTAGCAACCATAGTTCGGACGCATTGCTGGATTCACTATTGCAAATTGTGAAGTTTGGATATGTAGCTAGCACAGTAAGGTGTAATTGTTCGCTTATAGCTGCCTGTGACAAGGACCCAACAATGTTTATGCATCTAATCTATAATCATGCATATCACCTTTCTGAATGATACTGAACATCAGAAATGTCGGAAAACTTCAAGGTGCAGGTCCTAGTTTCTAGACAGTAAGACAAATCATAACTGAATGGCAACTAAAATTCAAACTCCATGAGTAATAACATGTATGTCATGCAACATGCTAGAGATTTCCTGACGCTCCAAGATACATTTAAGCCTAACATAGTTATTAGCCCATGGGCAAGAACATTCGACAAATAAAGGATAATATAGAATTCGGTTTACTATTAAAACCTGGGATATCCTAATCATATGGGTACATAACTCCATACTATTTCATGCAAGTCTAGTAGAATGGATTTGACCTTCACTTAAACCTAGAATAAGCTTGGCCTAGAAGGGGTAAAATCGGCAATAATGGAGTCAAAAAATAAGGCTCAAATATACTGGCACAGCACATTATTACCGTGGATGGTTAAATTTTGCAAAACCTCATATCACGCTTTACATCAATGAATGAAAAGACTTAACCCAACATATTTCCAACACTGTAAATTTAGGCACGACAATCTTAACTTCGTTTGCTCTCGAGAAAGCACAACAATCTTTCCGAACATCCAGTATAGCATTCTGTGTATCTAATCAATCTCAATTTATACAACATTTCTAAGATCTAATCCCTTTGGAAAACTCAAACGCAAATGAGTCTTCCCACCTATCATATGGTTAAATTGAGAAGCTTGTGTCATGATAATATGATAAAGATAACTCCAGTAGTTAACACTCTTGGAATTAAAGTACTTCAAATCACATTTTGAAACACGTATTATCTAGTTAATttcgaaaaagaaaaggaaagggaaATTACAAACATTACAGTGTGAAATGCTTATGTTACAGTCTGGGTACTAACTTTACTGTTTGATTCAATTGCCACTACATGTACCAAGATAGAAATAATTACCAGAACAGGCAAACTGCAAGCTTGGAGAACACATTCCTTTCTTTAAGACAGACAGCAGGTTCAGTTAGTTTTATGCATTATTACAACCTTCCTTTTGAAGAACAGATTTCAAAGTAGTAATCGCTTAGAGCTACAGGATACCAGTTTGCATACAATATGGCCTGTGTTTCTAAACCACTACAATTTGATTTGCTATTTGTCAGTTCATCATTTACAGTCAGCTACACTCTAAATGTCTGGCATGGCTGGACTCTCAAATATGGCAAagaactttggggttgctcaaacaatGCAGTACTTATCAAGTTCTGCCTTTAAGAGCCTAAGAATAAAAATGAAATTATTGAGGACTAATTAATCGACAGAGCTTTCTAAATTGGGCAGAAATTGGGTTGTGGGATTAAATTCAGTGCTCACATTGTAGTCAACACGAAACAAGTTCAGGATATTAGAATGAGAAGCAACACATCATACCTGTGACTTGGACCAGCATAGATCAAGAACATCCTCTGAATGCCCCTCAAAAGTTTTGACAGGTTTTTCCGACAGTCCAAACACATGCTCTGGCACCATCAACCGGTCTGAGCTACTGGATTTCCGACATTGTGAGACCCTCGCCCGGAGTTTCTTATCCCAATGGCTCCCATCCACAGTGGCCAAGGCCAATGTTGGCTCTGGCGAACCATTGCACATCACTGCAACGAATGGATTAGACACCCCATTCTCCTCTCGTCTCCTTTCAAACTCCAACACTTCCCAGACATGGATCACACAGTCCACCCCAGCACTTGCAAGGTAGCGCCCATCGGGGCTAAACTTGATACTCCAGATAGAGCCGTCGTGCGCCGGTACCTCCTGGTTCATGAACAGCCCACTGAGCTCCTTGTACGACTTGCCGTACAGCCGCACCTTAATGCGCTCTGGGCCATGGTGCACGGCGCCGGCGCTATCCTGGCTGTCATCCGTGGCTGAGCTGGACCGGCGTCCGCCCTTCTCCGATGACGTGTCCTTCTCGTCGCTGCTTCGGCGGTCACGGGAGCCGGCCACCATCGAGCCAGCGACGTGGCGGATGGTACGAAGCCAGCTAATGCGGCGCCTGGGCCGGGCCGCGCCGTTGCTGGAGTCGGAGCTGGACCTGTGGATGGGAGTGGAGGCGCCGTCGTTTGCAATGTTCTGGCGGCGCATGAGCTCCTGCACGATGGGAGAGCGGCCGACGCAGAGCTGGAACTGCTCCAGGGTGAGCTGGCGGCCCGTGCCGACCTCGCGGAGCTGAAACTCTTCCTTGACGACGAACTCGGTGCCGTCGTCGAGGTTCCGGATTAGGCACCTGGGGTCGGCCTCGTCGTCCTCCGGCATGGCCTCGGAGGAGCCCGACGAGGCCCGGCCCCCTCGCGGCGGCTTGGCCGGCACGGCGccgtccgatctggatcggggcatggGCGAGAGCATGGGCGGGCGGACGGGCCTGTCGTAGGAGACCGATCGGCCCATCTCGAGGCGCGCGAGGGAGGGGTCCCCGGCGAGCCCCATCGTCTGGAGGAGCCTCCTGCGGCGCTCCTGCACGGGCGCCGGCTGCGACGTCCACAGGTCCAGCGCAGCCGCGGCCGCCGCAGGCGGGTAGGCGTCCCGTCggcgtcgctgctgctgctgcgcgtGGTCATCGTcgtcggaggcggaggtggaggagccggaggaggagaggaCCCGGTCCCGCGACTCGTAGAAcacctcctcgtcctcgtcctcctcctcctcgccgccgctcaTCTCCCCCCGCGCATTGACCGCCTCGGCGAACACCGCGAGGAACTGCTGCGGCTCGCGGGGTCGGCGGGGGAGACGGAATCACGCGGGTACGCGACGAGGGGTCAGATCCGGCAGCAGCGGGAGGGGAGGCCCGCCCGCGCGCGCGAGGTCGTCGGCGGAATCGCGACAGGTTCGTGCCTGCCCTCGCCCCCCCTCTCGTCTGCCTCGGTGGTGGTTGGTGCCGAGGCCGTCGTCGTTGTTATTGCGGAGGGACGCGATGCCTctcccctccccacccccacccctctcCCGCGTGCGTCGTCGTCGCAGTCCTTGGTTGTGTTTACCACCACCGGTTACTGTTTACTGTCGGGCCGGTCGACGGTCGTACTCCGCCTTGGCCTTTTCGGCCGGTCGGCCACACTTGTCCTTGCCGTCGGCCGGTGGCACTGGCGTGTCCGTGTCCGTCACGAGCCCATCCCTTCCCTCCCTCCCGACCCATCCTCCGGCCGACACGGTGCGGTGCCCGTAACCGTAAGCCTGTGCCGTAACGTCGAGCACGGCGGCACGCACGCATCTGGTGTCCGTCGGTTTGCACCCCGATCGCGCGCACGCGGCCGTTGCGGGCGTAAGCGCCCGGCGCGACAGCATGATTCAGCAAGGAGCGAGCACAAGCCACCGTGCAAAAACACGGTGGACGGAGCACCGTCCACGGCTTTGCCGGGTCCGATCCCAGGTGAAAATGAACAAACTAGCCCTTATCTAAAACTTCAACATAAAATGATCCCAGTCTAAAAATATTTTACGAAATGGTCCTTTTTTGCATGACGCCCGCAGCCAAGGCGCCATGCTAGAGAGCATGACGCCCCGGGCTAGGGCGCCATGATAGCGACATGTAGCATGGCGCCCCGGCCTAAGGCGCCATGCCAAATAGCATGACGCCCTAACCCGGGGCGTCATGCTATCTAGCATGGCGCCCTAGCCCCGGGCATCATGCAAAAGGGACCATTTCATGAAATATTTTAGATTGGGGCCATTTTGTGTTAAAGTTTCAGATAAGGACCAATTTTGTCCATTTTCACCGATCCCGGCTCCTAGGTATCTCTAATCATCACTAATAAACCTTTAATTTAACACAACATGGACGAAAGCGTTCATATTAGAAAAAACCTCATGTCGCCTAAATATACTCAACGCTCGCGCGGCGAGTAAAAATGTGCCCGCCTCTTTCTCTTGCCCTTGCGGCAGTGTCCTTCCCATCGTCGCCGTCACCACCGATGACCGCCCCCGTCGCACGTGGGTAGCCAGGACTCTCCCGCCACCGAAAACCACCCTTGCGCCACCGCCCACACTGAAAAAGAGGTTGGAGATAAAAAATCTCCACCGACCAAAAGCACCGGCTCCAACCGTGATGAAGGCCGCCGGGGTGGCCACTGCCTCTCCGACGATCGTCGATCATCCTCCCGCCGCTCCCGCCGATGGCAAGAGAGCTAGGAAACTGACGATTGCGGCGGCGGCCCTCGCGGAGGTGGCCGCGAAGAAGAAGGCCACTCCGGCCCTCCGTCCACTCCCAACGCCTCGTGCAGCGTCTCCAGCCACCCTTACAACCACTGCTCCAGCGCGCCCGGCCGCCACAGCCGGCAAAAAGGGCCGCGACCGCCAAGTGCTCTAGGAAATGCCAACAAGGTAAAAAAACTTATTTTTCATTTCGGACAATGAATTTGATGGTGATTGCTGATGCCCAATGATGATGGAGTTTGTTGGTATTGTTGTCGTTGTGTGGAGATGAACACGACCAAATTATTGGCGTCTTTGGAGTCCTCAGATGCGTTGGGGCTAGATGATCTCAATTACGATTCAATTTGGGATCATTGGGAGGTGGCCGAAGAGGAGTTGGGCGAAGAGGAGGTGGCCGCTGAAGAAGAACTTGAGGTTGAGGAGGTGACCAAAGCAAGCACAAAGACGTCGCGGTCACGAACTCACAAGTACAATCAACTTGAAGATATTGCTCTATGCTATGCTTGGATGAACATCTACATGGATGCATCGGTTGGAACGGATCAAAGCAAGGACAAGTTTTGGGAGAGAATttcatagtgttggaaatatgccctagaggcaataataaagttgttattattatatttccttactcatgataaatgtttattattcatgccagaattgtattgaccggaaacttaaatacatgtgtggatacataaacaaataccgtgtccctagtaagcctctactagactagctcattgatcaaaagatggttaaggtttcctaactatagacatgtgttgtcacttgataacgagatcacatcattaggagaatgatgtgatggacaagacccatctgttagcttagcatatgatggttcagtttattgctactactttcttaatgtcaaatacatattccttcgatcaTGAGACcatgcaactcctggacaccgaaggaataccttgtgtgctatcaaacgtcacaacataactgagtgatcataacgatgctctacaggtatctccgaaggtgtctgttgagttggcgtgaatcgagattgggatttgtcactctgtatgacggagaggtaacCCTGGGCCCTCTCcatacagcatcacaagaagcttgcaagcaaagtgactaaggagttagttacgagatgatgtattatggaacgagtaaagagacttgccggtaacgaggctgAACTaggtatgtgttggggaacgtagcatgcaatttcaaaaaaaatcctacgctcacgcaggatctatttaggagatgcatagcaacgagagggggagagtgtgtccacgtaccctctagacctaaagcggaagcgtttgataacgcggttggtgtacttgaacttcttctcattctgaccgatcaagcagcgaacgtatggcacctccgagttctgcacatggtcaactcgatgacgtctctcgaactcttgatccagcaaagtgtcgagggagagttttgtcagcatgacggcgtggtggcgttgatggtgaagtgattcgcgcagggcttcgcctaagcactatgacaatatgaccggaggcgtaaactatggaggggggcgccgcacacggctaacaatcgttgtttttttgtgttctagcggtgcccccctcatatatataggttggaggggaggagagggagccaagggggtgccccaagtaggaggaatcctacttgggctgctcctaattcggcctccccccttccatgtcCATCCAGAGGGGGaatgaaggaggagggaggagagaaggaagggggaggccgaatccctccccttcctttctcccttctcttctttccttcccccttattttggcctacatggggcgcaccatccccttaggggctggtatgttcccctcttggcccattaaggcccatgtagttgccagggggatgcccagaaccccttccgttcacccgatatgcacccggtacccccagaacacttctggtgtccgaataccatcgtcgaatacatgaatctttacctctcgaccatttcgagactcctcgtcatgtccgtgatctcatccgagactccgaacaacattcagtcaccaaatcacataacacatataatacaaaattgtcatcgaatgttaagcgtgcggaccctatgggttcgagaattatgtagacatgactgagacacctctcgggtcaataaccaatagtggaacctggatgctcatattggttcccacatattctacgaagatctttatcggacgtattgtaatgacaacatacgttattgaaggaaatatgccctagaggcaataataaagttgtttttatatttccttatatcatgataaatgtttattattcatgctagaattgtattaaccggaaacttgatacatgtgtggatacatagacaaaacacagtgtccctagtaagcctctactagactaactccttaatcaaagatggttaagtttcctaaccatagacatgtgttgtcatttgatgaacgggatcacatcattaggagaatgatgtgatggacaagacccatccattagctttgcataatgatcgttaagttttattgttattgccttcttcatggcttatacatattcctctgactatgagattatgcaactctcaaatacccgaggaacaccttgtgtgctatcaaacgtcacaacgtaactgggtgattacaaaggggtctatctaggacacatctagatgcgACATAACCATGTCACATCTAACCTGAtttccactctgtttgtggtctattttctGTCCtagttttttgtttcttgttgctgcattatatatttgtgggagcttagatgtgacatccttaaaaaacatctagatgtgaattagacaaactgattataaagatgctctacaggtgtctccgaaaatgtttgttgggttggcatatatcaagattggTATttctcactccgagtattggagaggtgtctctgggccctctcggtagtgcacatcactataagccttgcaagcaatgtgactaatgagttagttgcgggatgatgtattacagaacgagtaaagagacttgccggtaacgagattgaactaggtatgaagataccgacgatcgaatctcgggcaagtaacataccgatgacaaagggaatagcgtatgttgttatgcggtttgaccgataaagatcttcgtagaatatgtaggaaccaatatgagcatccaggttccgctattggttattgaccgaagatgtgtctcggtcatgtctacatagttctcgaacccgtagggtccgcacgcttaacgttcgatgacgatttgtatttatgagttatgtgttttggtgaccgaagtttgttaggagtcccggatgagatcacggacatgactaggagtctcgaaatggtcgagagataaagatcgatatattggaaggttatattcggacaccgggaaTGGTTctgaagtgtttcgggtatttttcagagtaccgggaggttagcggaaccccccggggaagtagtgggccttaatgggccttagtggagagacgGGAGGGCCACAAGAGgatggccgcacccccccttgcagtccgaattggactaggggaagtgGGTGGCGCTCCctttcccttccctctccctctcccttccttcttcccccttccaccaagtggaatcctactaggactgactctctcttggcgcgccctataggggctggccggcctccccctcctcctttatatacgggggcaggggcaccctagaacacacaagatcaaaTTGTCTTAgtcgcgtgcggtgcccccctccacaatttaccacctcagtcatattgccgtagtgcttaggcgaagccctgccgaatcacatcatcaacaccgtcaccacgccgtcgtgctgacggaactatccctcgtcctcaactagatcaagatctcAAGGGACGttatcatgctgaacgtgtgcagaacatggaggtgctgtacgttcggtacttggatcggttggatcgtgaagatgttcgactacatcaaccacgttactaaacgcttccgctttcggcctcccctctcgttgctatgcatctcctagatagatcttgcctgaTCGTAGGAAAATGTTTGAAACACTGCGTtgcccaaaagtggcatccgatccaggtctatgcgtagttgttatatgcacgagtagaactcaaagagttgtgggcgataatagtcatactgcttaccaccaatgacttactttgattcggcggtattgttggatgaagcagcccggaccgacattacatgaccgcgttcaagagactgattctaccgacgtgcttcgcacacaggtggctggcgggtgtctgtttctccaacttcagttgaatcgagttTCACTATGgacgatccttgttgaaggttaaaacagcacacttgacgaaaaatcgttgtggttttgatgcataggtaagaacgattctttctagaagcctgtagcagccacgtaaaacttgcaacaacaaagtagaggatgtctaacttgtttttgcacgacatgttgtgatgcgatatgatcaagacgtgatgagatataaattgttgtatgagatgatcatgttttgtaaaagttatcggcaaccggcaggagccttatggttgtcactttatttatgaaatgcaatcgccatgtaattgctttactttatcactaagcgacagcgatagttgtggaagcaatagttggcgagatgacaacgatgctacgatagagatcaaggtgtcaagccggtgacgatggagatcatgacggtgctttggagatggagatcaaaaggcataagatgatgatggtcatattatgtcacatattttgattgcatgtgatgtttatcctttatgcatcttattttgcttagtacggcggtagcattataagatgacccctcactaaatttcaaggtataagtgttctccctgagtatgcacagttgctacagttcgtcatgttgagacaccacgtgatgatcgggtgtgataagctctacgttcacatacaatgggtgcaagccagttttgcagatgcagaatattcgggttaaacttgatgagcctagcatatgcagatatggccttggaacactgagaccgaaaggtcgaacatgaatcatatagtagacatgatcaacatagagatgttcacaattgaaaactactcc
The window above is part of the Triticum aestivum cultivar Chinese Spring chromosome 2A, IWGSC CS RefSeq v2.1, whole genome shotgun sequence genome. Proteins encoded here:
- the LOC123189822 gene encoding WD repeat-containing protein 44 isoform X2 — translated: MSGGEEEEDEDEEVFYESRDRVLSSSGSSTSASDDDDHAQQQQRRRRDAYPPAAAAAALDLWTSQPAPVQERRRRLLQTMGLAGDPSLARLEMGRSVSYDRPVRPPMLSPMPRSRSDGAVPAKPPRGGRASSGSSEAMPEDDEADPRCLIRNLDDGTEFVVKEEFQLREVGTGRQLTLEQFQLCVGRSPIVQELMRRQNIANDGASTPIHRSSSDSSNGAARPRRRISWLRTIRHVAGSMVAGSRDRRSSDEKDTSSEKGGRRSSSATDDSQDSAGAVHHGPERIKVRLYGKSYKELSGLFMNQEVPAHDGSIWSIKFSPDGRYLASAGVDCVIHVWEVLEFERRREENGVSNPFVAVMCNGSPEPTLALATVDGSHWDKKLRARVSQCRKSSSSDRLMVPEHVFGLSEKPVKTFEGHSEDVLDLCWSKSQYLLSSSMDKTVKLWNMSSVSCLKTFSHCDYVTCIQFNPVDDRYFISGSLDEKVRIWSIPKREIVDWHDLHEMVTAACYTPDGQSALVGSHKGSCHLYDTSDNKLIQKKQIDLQTKKKKSRQKKITGFQFLPGSSSKVLITSADSRIRVIDDFELVHKFKGFRNTNSQISACYAARGRYVISASENSHVYVWRNDDGPDEQRSSSSSSKGVVSVANSYEYFYCRDVTVAAALPSTAGSAATSRTNSRRKHQELDCVSEYPLPHAGDGDSSDFQQQQSRDDLSNGSNHSGGDRASATWPEELMTPTKQSPRSSTSLPDGDGAGQAPSRSAWGMAIATAGSGGQIRILQNFGFPVRV
- the LOC123189822 gene encoding WD repeat-containing protein 44 isoform X1, which translates into the protein MSGGEEEEDEDEEVFYESRDRVLSSSGSSTSASDDDDHAQQQQRRRRDAYPPAAAAAALDLWTSQPAPVQERRRRLLQTMGLAGDPSLARLEMGRSVSYDRPVRPPMLSPMPRSRSDGAVPAKPPRGGRASSGSSEAMPEDDEADPRCLIRNLDDGTEFVVKEEFQLREVGTGRQLTLEQFQLCVGRSPIVQELMRRQNIANDGASTPIHRSSSDSSNGAARPRRRISWLRTIRHVAGSMVAGSRDRRSSDEKDTSSEKGGRRSSSATDDSQDSAGAVHHGPERIKVRLYGKSYKELSGLFMNQEVPAHDGSIWSIKFSPDGRYLASAGVDCVIHVWEVLEFERRREENGVSNPFVAVMCNGSPEPTLALATVDGSHWDKKLRARVSQCRKSSSSDRLMVPEHVFGLSEKPVKTFEGHSEDVLDLCWSKSQYLLSSSMDKTVKLWNMSSVSCLKTFSHCDYVTCIQFNPVDDRYFISGSLDEKVRIWSIPKREIVDWHDLHEMVTAACYTPDGQSALVGSHKGSCHLYDTSDNKLIQKKQIDLQTKKKKSRQKKITGFQLLDQFLPGSSSKVLITSADSRIRVIDDFELVHKFKGFRNTNSQISACYAARGRYVISASENSHVYVWRNDDGPDEQRSSSSSSKGVVSVANSYEYFYCRDVTVAAALPSTAGSAATSRTNSRRKHQELDCVSEYPLPHAGDGDSSDFQQQQSRDDLSNGSNHSGGDRASATWPEELMTPTKQSPRSSTSLPDGDGAGQAPSRSAWGMAIATAGSGGQIRILQNFGFPVRV